One window from the genome of Ammoniphilus sp. CFH 90114 encodes:
- a CDS encoding O-antigen ligase: MIAKGQSLIFNRFSWLTLLLFFPILDYFLRVIVPIPVVSSLWDEGVLLLLLFICGWRIIETNRKLPAIKTPLLAFVVLGVAFWVMDMKNFFINIEGFRAVYQYMIAFIIGFYILDDREEVKQVLQKLLIVAGLVALYGLMQVILQVETPRSWVDASENIRTRAFSIVQSPNILGSYMALMSPIAFGYALTREGKSRWFWMLVGLMMLSVLFFTYSRGAWLAFAGAIGLICAFFNRKLLIILVIVAVLTTIFVPPVTSRITNLFSDEYIEKSSADGRIGRWLGAYDMMRANPSYGLGLGHYGGAVGDRHFGTIYVDSYYFKTLAEMGIIGLGIYFWLMGSLMKNGYQIWRRQKDRSAFFLYAGLFTGIVAVVLHNAVENIFEVPFMNTFFWLLAGMMLSFPYLRDKQVGGAENHD; encoded by the coding sequence ATGATCGCGAAGGGCCAATCCCTTATTTTCAATCGTTTTTCCTGGCTCACACTGCTTTTATTCTTTCCTATTTTGGATTATTTTTTGCGAGTGATCGTCCCCATCCCTGTTGTTTCCTCTCTATGGGATGAAGGGGTATTGTTGCTCCTTCTCTTTATTTGTGGTTGGAGGATCATTGAAACCAATCGAAAGCTGCCTGCCATAAAAACGCCATTACTCGCCTTTGTTGTGCTGGGAGTTGCATTTTGGGTAATGGATATGAAAAACTTCTTTATTAACATTGAAGGGTTTCGAGCTGTCTATCAATATATGATAGCTTTTATTATTGGGTTTTACATATTAGATGACCGTGAGGAAGTCAAGCAGGTTCTGCAGAAACTACTCATTGTAGCCGGGCTGGTTGCGCTATATGGACTTATGCAAGTCATTTTACAGGTTGAAACTCCGCGTTCTTGGGTTGATGCAAGTGAGAATATTCGCACCCGTGCCTTCTCGATCGTACAAAGTCCAAATATATTAGGCAGCTATATGGCTCTCATGAGTCCGATTGCTTTTGGTTATGCTCTTACAAGAGAAGGAAAGAGTCGTTGGTTTTGGATGCTTGTTGGTCTTATGATGCTAAGTGTTCTCTTCTTTACCTATTCGCGTGGGGCATGGCTCGCATTTGCCGGGGCCATCGGGTTAATCTGTGCCTTCTTTAACCGCAAGCTCTTGATTATCTTGGTCATTGTCGCTGTTCTGACTACGATCTTTGTCCCTCCTGTCACTTCGCGTATTACGAACCTATTCAGTGATGAATATATCGAGAAGAGCTCAGCGGACGGTCGAATCGGGCGTTGGTTAGGAGCGTATGACATGATGAGGGCAAATCCATCATATGGTCTTGGTTTAGGTCATTACGGTGGGGCTGTTGGTGATCGCCACTTCGGTACCATCTACGTGGATAGTTATTATTTTAAAACCTTAGCGGAGATGGGGATCATTGGTCTAGGTATTTACTTTTGGCTGATGGGCTCATTAATGAAGAATGGTTACCAGATCTGGCGAAGGCAAAAGGATCGTTCAGCCTTCTTCCTCTATGCAGGACTTTTTACCGGAATTGTCGCCGTCGTCTTGCATAATGCCGTAGAAAATATATTTGAGGTTCCCTTTATGAACACCTTTTTCTGGTTGCTTGCAGGTATGATGCTTTCCTTTCCCTATCTTCGGGACAAGCAGGTAGGAGGTGCAGAAAACCATGACTAG
- a CDS encoding glycosyltransferase: MEQNRTVVHVIGGGEFGGAEQHILQLLTLLPHYGLKGKVVCFYEAGFSHELRNRGIEVEVLKFDRFDFRLLSGLREVFEREQPLIIHTHGVKANFFGRLAARKFPHIPLVTTIHSLLRFDYTNQLAYFFAYRMEKWTRSFTDRFIAVSRSIADYLQEEGIESKKISVIHHGIDVDQFSQGKAVLRDELGLSPDDYLIGVVSRLVKIKGMDYAISAMPKILQANPRAHLVIVGSGPEEAELKAAVEQHHVTGHVHFVGFRKDIANCLHSFDCFVSASLSEGLGLNILEAMAASLPVVVTGVGGVIDFTQDRKNGLLIEPQSSEDIAIKVIELMNNPGFAKSLAEEAFRQVEQSFSLHAMLTNTVRLYEQILEETDG; the protein is encoded by the coding sequence ATGGAACAGAATAGAACGGTTGTCCATGTGATTGGTGGGGGAGAGTTTGGTGGAGCCGAACAGCATATTCTTCAACTCCTTACCCTGCTGCCACATTATGGATTGAAAGGAAAAGTAGTCTGTTTTTATGAAGCGGGCTTTTCTCATGAACTAAGAAATCGTGGAATAGAAGTCGAAGTGTTGAAGTTTGACCGTTTTGACTTTCGTCTCCTGTCAGGACTGCGAGAGGTTTTTGAGAGGGAACAGCCTCTAATCATACATACACATGGAGTGAAAGCGAATTTTTTTGGCCGTTTGGCCGCTAGGAAGTTTCCTCATATTCCTCTGGTGACTACGATACATAGTTTACTGCGCTTTGATTATACCAATCAATTGGCTTATTTTTTTGCCTATCGAATGGAGAAGTGGACTAGATCGTTTACCGATAGGTTCATTGCTGTTTCTCGTTCAATCGCGGATTACCTGCAAGAAGAAGGAATAGAGTCTAAGAAGATCTCAGTCATCCATCACGGAATTGATGTCGATCAATTTTCTCAGGGGAAGGCTGTGCTGCGAGATGAGCTAGGATTAAGTCCGGACGACTATCTGATTGGAGTCGTTTCTCGCCTTGTTAAGATTAAGGGAATGGACTATGCCATCTCAGCGATGCCCAAAATATTGCAAGCCAATCCCCGTGCACATCTCGTGATCGTCGGTTCTGGTCCTGAAGAAGCGGAATTGAAAGCGGCTGTAGAGCAACATCATGTGACCGGACATGTGCACTTCGTTGGGTTCCGCAAGGATATAGCCAATTGTCTGCATAGCTTTGATTGCTTTGTTAGTGCATCCCTATCCGAAGGCTTAGGATTGAACATCTTAGAAGCAATGGCTGCCTCTCTGCCTGTAGTTGTTACAGGGGTAGGAGGGGTAATCGATTTTACCCAAGATCGCAAGAATGGTTTACTGATTGAACCACAGTCATCCGAGGATATAGCAATAAAGGTAATTGAATTAATGAACAACCCCGGTTTTGCCAAGAGCTTAGCGGAGGAAGCGTTTCGCCAAGTAGAGCAGTCGTTTTCTCTTCATGCGATGCTGACGAATACGGTCCGGTTGTATGAACAGATACTGGAGGAAACCGATGGCTAA
- the murJ gene encoding murein biosynthesis integral membrane protein MurJ — MANFFKATMILLAVTILGRLIGFLRNVFITNEFGLGMETDAYFMAFTIPLTLFLVIPGAINAVLIPIFKGMMGDEYRQRRNELFQKVLTAVFILFSVLTLGGMIWAAEIVSVLAKEFDPEKQQLTAELLQVMMPSILFIGLVSVFSSVLNAHNEFFAPSLGTVISGVLVIFSLYTLAPLIGMAGVAWGTTIGFILFAIYLILPLKKKGYSLGWNIQFGHDEQMRIMRDRFLPIMAGMVISQLYVFIERFLVSGLGDKKLSSLVLANSIVQLPIAVFSGALVVPLFPLLAEYVKKKQIFEMKQIMGKGILYQYHVLLPTTLGLVLLSQEIVRFFYAHKETFSDQDVALTAWAMIFYGIGILGWMGRDMLTRVFYSLENTKIPVIAGGISVILYIGIAVMLIPILDHGGIALAFSIASFINLFIQAVLLRKKIGQLFTAAFYQSLGKGALAAAVMSMIIVWLREPTKDLGIFHVPVIVLVAMLVYGGILYLMKDEAVRELAEKLFSRFRNRLIR; from the coding sequence ATGGCTAATTTCTTCAAGGCAACCATGATTCTTTTGGCCGTTACCATTTTGGGACGGCTTATTGGTTTTTTAAGGAATGTTTTTATTACAAATGAGTTCGGGTTGGGGATGGAGACAGATGCCTATTTCATGGCATTTACGATTCCACTGACCTTGTTTCTCGTGATCCCCGGGGCTATCAATGCAGTGCTGATTCCTATATTTAAGGGAATGATGGGGGACGAGTACCGACAGAGGCGCAATGAATTATTTCAGAAAGTGTTAACGGCTGTCTTTATCCTATTCTCGGTTCTTACACTCGGAGGCATGATATGGGCAGCGGAAATCGTCTCGGTACTAGCCAAGGAGTTTGATCCGGAGAAACAGCAATTAACAGCCGAATTGCTTCAAGTCATGATGCCTTCTATTTTATTCATCGGACTTGTTTCAGTGTTTTCAAGTGTACTTAATGCTCACAACGAGTTTTTTGCACCGTCATTGGGCACAGTAATTTCTGGTGTGTTGGTTATTTTTTCACTTTATACGCTTGCTCCGTTAATAGGCATGGCGGGAGTAGCTTGGGGAACTACGATAGGTTTTATTCTTTTTGCCATTTATTTAATCTTACCGCTTAAAAAGAAGGGATACTCACTCGGGTGGAATATACAGTTTGGTCATGATGAACAGATGAGGATCATGAGGGACCGTTTTCTTCCTATCATGGCGGGTATGGTGATCTCTCAACTTTACGTTTTTATTGAGCGGTTTCTCGTATCTGGACTTGGGGATAAAAAATTATCCTCTCTTGTCCTTGCCAATAGTATTGTCCAATTGCCAATAGCCGTTTTCTCTGGGGCATTAGTTGTTCCTTTGTTTCCGCTCCTAGCTGAATATGTAAAGAAGAAGCAGATATTCGAGATGAAGCAAATCATGGGGAAAGGAATCCTGTATCAGTATCACGTGCTTTTACCCACAACCCTAGGGTTAGTGCTTCTCTCTCAAGAGATCGTCCGTTTTTTTTACGCTCATAAAGAAACCTTTTCGGATCAAGATGTGGCCTTGACCGCTTGGGCTATGATTTTTTATGGAATTGGAATCCTTGGATGGATGGGAAGGGATATGCTGACTCGTGTCTTTTACTCCTTAGAAAATACGAAAATCCCGGTGATCGCAGGCGGAATAAGCGTGATCCTTTATATTGGGATCGCTGTGATGCTCATACCGATTCTTGATCATGGCGGGATTGCTTTAGCATTCTCTATAGCATCGTTCATTAATCTATTCATACAAGCGGTACTATTAAGGAAAAAGATTGGTCAACTGTTTACTGCAGCTTTTTATCAATCACTGGGGAAGGGAGCTCTCGCAGCGGCTGTGATGTCCATGATTATTGTCTGGTTGAGAGAACCTACAAAGGATCTTGGAATATTTCATGTCCCTGTGATTGTCTTAGTGGCTATGCTCGTTTACGGCGGAATCTTATACCTCATGAAGGATGAGGCAGTCAGGGAACTCGCAGAAAAGCTGTTTTCAAGGTTTAGGAACCGACTAATTCGCTAA
- the csaB gene encoding polysaccharide pyruvyl transferase CsaB, whose protein sequence is MKKVLISGYYGFDNAGDDTVLFGIINSLRKHGPTIDIAVLSNKPKETTALFGIPAYNRWSFPTILRQLKHSDLLIMGGGSLLQDATSPRSVMYYLSIVMMAKMLKKPVIFFAQGFGPITHPLSKVLIKSIVNKVDVITVRDQGSADDMRSLGVTRPIHITADPAVTIQRSDVNLGLAKPKLVMNEKKSIAISIRKWKNEENYKRVMAQMADEMIRKNWNVYFLPMQYPADVAPSRDIIEYMEESGAVLLDEQMNFQEIISFIGNMDFVIGMRLHSIIIAAVLGVPFVGVSYDPKIDRFIERVNMDSAGSIQSLSYPVLYEVVTRNLDELSSVRERLTPQIEELRHQAEQSSHLAIQLLNRD, encoded by the coding sequence ATGAAGAAGGTGTTAATCTCTGGATATTATGGTTTCGATAATGCAGGCGATGATACCGTTCTGTTCGGCATTATCAACTCCCTCAGAAAACATGGCCCCACTATAGATATTGCTGTCCTCTCCAACAAGCCGAAGGAAACCACGGCTTTGTTTGGTATCCCTGCCTATAATCGCTGGAGTTTTCCTACTATTCTTCGTCAATTGAAGCACTCTGATTTACTCATCATGGGTGGAGGCAGTTTATTACAGGATGCAACTAGTCCAAGAAGCGTCATGTATTACCTGAGCATTGTCATGATGGCCAAGATGTTGAAGAAACCAGTGATCTTCTTTGCCCAAGGCTTCGGACCCATCACTCACCCACTGAGTAAAGTTTTGATTAAGTCCATCGTAAATAAGGTTGACGTGATTACGGTTAGAGATCAAGGCTCAGCAGATGATATGAGGAGTTTAGGTGTTACAAGACCCATCCACATTACAGCTGATCCGGCTGTCACGATACAACGTTCTGATGTAAACTTAGGTCTTGCTAAACCTAAGCTAGTCATGAATGAGAAAAAGTCTATAGCGATATCGATAAGAAAATGGAAAAATGAAGAAAATTATAAACGGGTCATGGCCCAAATGGCCGATGAGATGATTCGTAAGAACTGGAATGTCTACTTTCTGCCGATGCAATATCCAGCAGACGTAGCCCCCTCTCGAGATATTATTGAATATATGGAGGAATCCGGAGCCGTACTTCTCGATGAACAGATGAACTTTCAAGAAATTATCAGCTTTATTGGAAATATGGACTTCGTGATTGGAATGCGACTTCATTCCATTATCATAGCTGCTGTATTAGGGGTGCCTTTTGTCGGTGTGTCGTATGATCCGAAGATTGATCGATTTATTGAGCGAGTTAATATGGATTCAGCAGGATCGATACAATCCCTTAGCTATCCCGTACTATACGAGGTGGTTACCCGAAATTTGGACGAGCTTTCCTCTGTTAGGGAACGGTTAACCCCACAGATTGAGGAGTTGCGGCATCAAGCTGAACAGAGCAGTCACCTTGCTATTCAACTCTTGAACAGAGATTAG
- a CDS encoding LCP family protein: MKRVILLAILFFFVGTIGVAGYGYLKYKDMTEQWYVPLENEQPEEAVKEKGEEKPERKEQKKEPEKVELSPFNVMLLGVDTRGEKKSRSDTIMLAAVNPMLQKVSLLSIPRDTVARIPGYGKDKFNHAMFYGGPSLVKKTMEEFFDIEVEHYITLDFEGFTKLVDELGGIEVDVKRRMKYYDPTDGTNIDIRAGLQELNGKEALDYARFRKSDIGSDASDFDRMDRQQEVVRKLVDKATSFSSVLRIFHIMEIIGDNVKMDFREEEVRKLAMLFRNFSSSSIATIELQGTNERMPMHGYNMWVYTVNNEEKKRIQGIIQDTLEVNSPIENAAP; this comes from the coding sequence ATGAAGAGAGTAATCTTATTAGCCATTTTGTTTTTCTTTGTCGGAACGATAGGAGTAGCTGGATATGGCTACTTGAAATATAAAGATATGACAGAGCAATGGTATGTTCCCTTAGAGAACGAACAGCCCGAGGAAGCGGTTAAGGAAAAGGGAGAAGAGAAACCTGAACGGAAAGAACAGAAGAAGGAACCTGAAAAGGTGGAGTTATCCCCTTTTAATGTGATGCTTCTTGGGGTAGATACGCGGGGAGAGAAGAAGTCAAGATCGGATACGATTATGCTTGCCGCAGTGAATCCTATGCTGCAGAAAGTCAGCCTTTTATCCATTCCTCGAGATACCGTTGCGAGAATCCCTGGTTACGGCAAAGATAAATTTAATCACGCTATGTTTTATGGTGGACCATCTCTTGTGAAGAAAACGATGGAAGAATTTTTTGATATTGAAGTAGAACATTACATTACTTTAGATTTTGAAGGTTTCACTAAATTAGTGGATGAACTGGGCGGTATCGAAGTAGATGTAAAGCGAAGAATGAAATATTATGATCCGACAGACGGTACGAATATCGATATACGAGCAGGTCTTCAGGAGCTTAATGGTAAAGAGGCATTGGATTATGCAAGGTTTCGAAAGAGTGATATAGGTTCAGATGCCAGTGATTTTGACCGAATGGACCGCCAGCAGGAAGTGGTGCGAAAACTTGTTGACAAGGCAACATCCTTTTCTTCCGTGTTGAGGATCTTTCACATTATGGAAATCATCGGAGACAACGTGAAGATGGATTTTAGGGAAGAGGAAGTGAGAAAGCTAGCCATGCTTTTTAGAAACTTTTCATCTTCCAGTATCGCTACCATTGAGTTGCAAGGAACGAATGAGAGAATGCCTATGCATGGATATAACATGTGGGTGTACACGGTAAACAATGAAGAGAAGAAAAGGATTCAAGGTATCATTCAGGATACACTCGAAGTTAATTCCCCAATTGAAAACGCAGCACCTTAA
- a CDS encoding spore germination protein codes for MTELTTKLDENVAFLREALGVGKSFDVIHRELEFGGRKFGLFFVDGFAKDDVMNVITIHLAKLDREQLAPDAVSKLIKTHIGYLEVEKVKEMDKIISSVLAGPLALVIDGSDEALMIDARTYPARSPDEPDIERVVRGARDGFTETLIFNTALTRRRLRDPSLRMEYMQVGKRSKTDVVVSYLEDIADPELVQDIKDRIEKIEIDGVPMAEKSIEEFIFDKNWNPFPMVRYTERPDVAAVHLLEGHVLVYTDTSPSVMITPTTFFHHVQHAEEYRQKPVVGAYLRWVRFIAMLASVFILPLWMLVVFEPQLLPKELEYIGVNKPGNIPLLVQILFAEIGIDALRMAAIHTPSSLATALGLIAALMIGQVAVEVGLLSNEVILYISIAAIGTFATPSYEFSLATRIVRLTLLFAVAFFHLPGFIMATAVWFVLLMFTKSLGTPYLWPLLPLNARALLDIIVRSPVPAKTKRPKILNPQDPTR; via the coding sequence ATGACGGAACTTACGACCAAGTTGGATGAGAATGTGGCCTTTCTGAGGGAAGCTCTAGGGGTGGGTAAGAGCTTTGACGTGATTCATCGAGAGCTTGAGTTCGGAGGAAGGAAGTTTGGACTCTTTTTCGTAGATGGCTTTGCTAAGGATGATGTCATGAACGTCATTACGATTCATCTAGCTAAGCTAGACCGTGAACAGTTAGCACCAGATGCTGTGTCGAAATTAATTAAGACACATATTGGGTATTTGGAAGTGGAAAAAGTCAAGGAGATGGATAAGATCATTTCTAGCGTTTTAGCCGGACCTTTAGCTCTCGTTATTGACGGCTCAGATGAAGCGCTCATGATTGATGCCAGGACTTATCCAGCTAGAAGCCCAGATGAACCTGATATTGAGCGTGTTGTGAGAGGGGCTCGTGATGGATTCACAGAAACTCTTATATTCAATACAGCATTGACGAGAAGAAGACTGCGTGATCCATCCTTGCGGATGGAATACATGCAGGTAGGGAAGCGTTCAAAAACGGATGTCGTCGTCAGCTATTTAGAAGATATAGCGGACCCAGAGTTGGTTCAAGATATTAAGGACCGCATTGAGAAAATTGAAATTGATGGGGTACCCATGGCGGAGAAGTCCATCGAAGAATTCATTTTTGATAAGAATTGGAATCCGTTCCCTATGGTCCGTTATACCGAAAGACCAGATGTTGCCGCTGTCCATTTACTTGAAGGACATGTATTGGTTTACACCGATACTTCGCCAAGTGTTATGATTACACCCACTACCTTTTTTCATCATGTGCAGCATGCTGAGGAGTACAGACAAAAACCTGTAGTCGGTGCATATCTAAGGTGGGTTCGTTTTATTGCTATGCTCGCGTCGGTATTTATCCTTCCCCTGTGGATGCTTGTCGTGTTTGAGCCTCAGCTGTTGCCTAAAGAACTTGAATATATTGGTGTGAATAAACCTGGAAATATTCCGTTGTTAGTGCAGATCCTGTTTGCTGAGATTGGAATCGATGCCTTGAGGATGGCTGCCATACATACTCCGTCATCTCTAGCGACTGCGCTCGGTTTAATAGCTGCCTTAATGATTGGTCAGGTTGCCGTAGAAGTTGGCTTATTATCAAATGAGGTTATTCTTTACATATCAATTGCAGCAATAGGAACGTTTGCTACTCCTAGTTATGAATTTAGTCTGGCAACACGTATTGTACGTTTAACCTTATTGTTTGCTGTTGCCTTTTTCCATCTCCCAGGATTTATTATGGCAACGGCAGTCTGGTTTGTATTGCTCATGTTCACCAAGTCATTGGGTACACCTTATCTATGGCCGCTTCTCCCTTTGAATGCGCGGGCACTTCTTGATATTATTGTACGTTCGCCGGTTCCAGCGAAAACGAAGAGACCTAAGATTCTAAATCCTCAAGATCCGACGAGATGA
- a CDS encoding AMP-binding protein has translation MDSKPWVAHYPQQVKEHLDYPNAALTELLREAVEQYPNQKAIHFLGKTITYAQLNDKVQRFASVLKSFGVKKGDRVALMLPNCPQSVICYYGVLQIGGIVVQTNPLYMERELLHQLNDSGAKVMVCLDLVYPKVKKVWEQTKLKEVFVTGLQDFLPIPKNWLFPLIQKRKGMFVSIDYEQERCRHLQQLLKNAQPLIEQEEIDPQEDLALLQYTGGTTGVAKGVMLTHRNLVANVIQAKAWFYKARYGAEKVLAVVPFFHVYGMTVGMNFSISIAGCLVMVPRFDIPLLLKAIHKQKPTIFPGAPTMYIGLLNHPGLKKYNISSIDACLSGSAALPIEVQENFESLTEGRLVEGYGLTECSPVTHANPVWDRRKTGSIGLPWSDTEVRIIHLETGEALAPGEYGELAVRGPQVMKGYWNRPEETKAVFQGDWLLTGDIAYMDQEGYFYIVDRKKDMINASGFNVYPREVEEVLFEHKAVLEAAVVGVPDPYRGETVKAFIVLKEGAEVSSEELDEFCRKRLSAYKVPKYYEYRTELPKTMVGKVLRRMLIHDDDDNSES, from the coding sequence ATGGACAGTAAGCCTTGGGTAGCCCATTATCCCCAACAGGTGAAGGAACATTTAGATTACCCTAATGCAGCGTTGACTGAACTATTAAGAGAGGCGGTAGAACAATACCCTAATCAAAAGGCCATTCACTTTCTTGGCAAGACGATAACGTACGCACAATTAAATGATAAGGTTCAACGGTTTGCCTCTGTCTTAAAATCTTTTGGGGTCAAGAAGGGGGACAGAGTTGCTCTGATGCTCCCTAATTGTCCCCAGTCCGTCATCTGTTATTACGGCGTTCTACAAATTGGGGGGATCGTAGTACAGACCAATCCTCTCTACATGGAGAGAGAATTGCTTCATCAGCTTAATGACTCCGGAGCAAAAGTTATGGTTTGCCTGGATTTAGTCTATCCGAAAGTGAAAAAGGTGTGGGAGCAAACGAAACTAAAGGAGGTATTCGTAACAGGTTTACAGGATTTCTTACCTATTCCAAAGAACTGGCTGTTCCCACTTATTCAGAAAAGGAAAGGGATGTTTGTCTCCATTGATTATGAACAGGAACGTTGCCGGCATTTGCAGCAGCTTCTAAAAAATGCACAACCTCTAATTGAACAAGAGGAGATTGACCCACAAGAAGATTTAGCCCTGTTGCAGTATACGGGAGGAACGACCGGTGTGGCTAAGGGGGTCATGCTTACCCATCGCAATTTAGTCGCTAATGTCATCCAAGCTAAAGCATGGTTCTATAAAGCTCGTTATGGGGCAGAGAAGGTGCTTGCTGTTGTTCCCTTCTTCCACGTATATGGCATGACAGTAGGGATGAATTTCTCTATTTCAATTGCAGGATGCCTAGTGATGGTTCCACGCTTTGATATCCCATTATTATTAAAAGCTATCCACAAACAAAAGCCTACCATTTTCCCCGGAGCTCCCACCATGTATATCGGATTATTAAACCATCCAGGTTTAAAAAAATATAATATTTCATCCATTGATGCTTGTTTAAGTGGTTCTGCTGCATTACCTATTGAGGTTCAAGAGAATTTTGAAAGTTTAACCGAAGGGAGATTAGTTGAGGGATACGGGTTGACAGAATGTTCTCCTGTTACGCATGCCAATCCTGTGTGGGACCGTCGAAAAACAGGAAGTATCGGCCTTCCATGGTCAGATACGGAGGTGAGGATTATTCATCTTGAAACAGGAGAGGCTCTTGCTCCAGGAGAATATGGTGAATTGGCAGTGAGAGGACCACAGGTCATGAAAGGATATTGGAATCGACCGGAAGAAACCAAAGCCGTCTTTCAAGGAGATTGGCTTCTAACAGGGGACATAGCCTATATGGATCAAGAAGGATATTTTTACATCGTAGATCGCAAGAAGGATATGATTAATGCAAGTGGATTTAATGTCTACCCTCGAGAAGTGGAAGAGGTCCTGTTTGAGCACAAAGCGGTCTTAGAGGCTGCCGTAGTCGGTGTGCCTGATCCTTACCGAGGAGAAACGGTCAAAGCGTTTATTGTGCTTAAGGAGGGAGCGGAAGTTTCATCTGAAGAGTTAGATGAGTTCTGCAGAAAGCGATTATCCGCCTATAAGGTTCCCAAGTATTATGAATACCGTACGGAGTTACCCAAGACCATGGTGGGTAAGGTGCTGCGCAGAATGTTGATTCATGACGACGACGATAACAGTGAGTCTTAG
- a CDS encoding TetR/AcrR family transcriptional regulator, whose product MAKKTGEKYQAIIEAAVKVIAENGYHNAQVTKIARVANVADGTIYLYFDSKEDILISLFHEKMGEFIRESRERIEKAETATDKLKQLVVSHFSHLSTHVDFAYVTQVELRQSNPRIRQGIRQSIKSYLQLIDQVVELGMEESVFRADIPLFTIRKMIFGTLDEAVTSWIMNDRKHDLMTMADPIHELFIHGLKCK is encoded by the coding sequence ATGGCCAAGAAGACGGGGGAAAAATATCAGGCAATTATTGAAGCGGCGGTGAAGGTCATCGCGGAAAATGGCTATCACAATGCCCAAGTGACCAAGATTGCAAGAGTTGCTAACGTCGCTGACGGAACGATTTATCTTTATTTTGACAGTAAGGAAGATATATTAATCTCCCTGTTTCACGAGAAGATGGGAGAGTTCATCAGAGAGTCTAGAGAGCGAATTGAAAAAGCAGAAACAGCAACGGATAAGCTAAAGCAGCTTGTTGTAAGTCACTTTAGCCATCTATCAACTCATGTGGACTTCGCTTATGTTACCCAAGTTGAGCTGCGTCAATCGAATCCTAGGATTCGCCAGGGTATCCGACAATCGATTAAGAGCTATCTGCAGTTGATTGATCAAGTCGTGGAGCTTGGTATGGAAGAGTCTGTGTTTCGGGCGGATATCCCTTTATTCACCATTCGGAAGATGATCTTCGGCACACTAGACGAAGCTGTAACTTCATGGATTATGAACGATCGCAAACATGATTTGATGACCATGGCAGATCCCATTCATGAACTATTTATTCACGGATTAAAGTGCAAATAG
- a CDS encoding enoyl-CoA hydratase, with the protein MEFTNVGLKVENRVGYVVITHPPANALNGDTFDGLNACLDYILEQDEIKVVVITGAGKFFVAGADIKEFHQAFGDGEKGRQLAEVGQRVFDRMEQFRKPIIAAINGACLGGGFELALGCHMRIAAEEAMMGLPELKLGLIPGFAGTQRLARILPKSKTIELLLTSEFMTGREAERLGLVNYAVPLEEVLPKAKQLAEAIATEKGMCAIAAALQAVNQGLNRSFEEGQALEAELFGKMFLTEDAKEGITAFVEKRKPQFTDR; encoded by the coding sequence ATGGAGTTTACGAATGTAGGCCTGAAGGTAGAGAACCGAGTTGGTTATGTCGTCATTACTCATCCTCCTGCTAACGCTCTGAATGGGGACACATTTGATGGCTTGAACGCTTGTTTAGACTATATCCTTGAACAGGATGAAATTAAAGTTGTAGTTATTACAGGAGCTGGGAAATTTTTTGTTGCTGGAGCTGATATTAAGGAATTTCATCAAGCTTTCGGAGATGGGGAAAAGGGTAGACAACTCGCCGAGGTTGGGCAAAGGGTATTTGATCGTATGGAGCAATTTCGCAAGCCGATCATTGCCGCGATTAACGGGGCCTGCTTGGGTGGTGGGTTTGAATTGGCCTTAGGGTGCCATATGAGGATTGCAGCCGAGGAAGCGATGATGGGGCTTCCCGAACTGAAGCTGGGTTTAATCCCAGGTTTCGCGGGTACACAGCGTCTGGCTAGAATCCTTCCGAAGAGCAAAACGATAGAGTTGCTCCTTACAAGTGAATTTATGACAGGAAGAGAAGCAGAGAGACTGGGCCTTGTTAATTACGCTGTCCCTCTTGAGGAAGTCCTACCAAAAGCGAAACAACTTGCAGAAGCGATTGCAACAGAAAAAGGAATGTGTGCAATTGCCGCTGCGCTTCAGGCTGTTAACCAAGGACTTAATCGAAGTTTTGAAGAAGGTCAAGCTTTAGAAGCGGAGCTGTTTGGCAAGATGTTCCTAACGGAAGATGCTAAAGAAGGCATTACAGCCTTCGTTGAAAAGAGAAAACCGCAATTCACGGACAGATAA